DNA from Asterias amurensis chromosome 7, ASM3211899v1:
AGTTTGCCACAATTTCATCATTCTTCtaattttttgaatttttgctctgtttttggtaatttctttaaaacatttttttttcagatcaGAATCGCCACCATCTTCATCGATCACGCATTCCAAGTCCTCAATCCAGTCTAACCAATCAGGATCCAGGACAAGATCTGCCTCAACATCCAAACGATCAACACCAAGACAAGAAGGGGTGTCATCAGCAGCGTCTAGCCAATCAAGACAGAGATCCAAGTCTGCCGCATCATCAAGTACCGGGTCAACCTCAAGAACAACCCCAGTTCGCATCTCTTCATCCTCCTCATCAAAAACACTCACGCAATCATCCCCCCATGAGCCAGAGCTCTCCCCGTGGGAGAAATGGTTAGTTCAAAAGACTGAAGAGGAAAGAAAGCGGGTGAGACTATTAGTCAGAAAAGAGAGGAGTGAACAGCGGAAGAAAGATGAGGAGGAGAGGGCCAAGAAGGAAAAGGAAGCGGTCGTCAAAGTGAGAGTCAATGAATGGGTGGAGGAGAAAACGAACTGGGTGGTGGAGATGAGGAAGAAGGAAGCGAGGGAAGAACAGAAGAAGAAagataagaaagaaaaagagaaacagGAAATAATGGATAGAGCTAAGGTACTATATCCATtgctgatacttcatggaggcaacaaaggccccctggttattgccttggtgcccttgaaatgctccaatagaaatttacaatttcctcatagggtgccctttaccaaggagaaaatgccttggtgccattaacctttcaaaaataaagtacatgtacacaggccTGAAACCccgcagggcttgtagctcaaaataattacttgaCTGGAATTTTGTGTACAGGACCAAAATTGAAGCGAGAAACAAATTCTGACATAGGTTAATAATTGAACTGTTTGAAGTaggagttgaaactttgcatggtggaagtaaaGAGAggattgcggtaacaccatttgaaaatctctgttgagtttgttctgaaaagaaccgatggttaaCGACTCACAACTgccaatcagagcatactgaacgAAACGATGAgttgttaaccaccggttctttacagaaccaacactactcaaaagagatattcaaatGGTACTACCGCAACCTAGCTTAGTTTAGATTGATCTCATTTGTATATAATGGGTAAGTTGTCTTTGATAATCAACAGAATTGTATAATTTATCAGACTGGGGGCTTATTCCAATACAGGCGAGCAGAGAGCAATGGCTGGCAGACAAGAAAGAGAAAGCACTACAGCAGAAGACGAAAGAAGATGAAGAGAAGTCAAGACTAGCCGAGGAGGAGCGAGAACGCAAAGCTAAGGCAGATGAGGCTTACAACAGATGGTACAAAGATGCCGTCAAGAAACCTAAACCAGTGCCAAGTAGTTTTGGAGTCAGTCAAGGAATGCTCAAAGGTACGCAAGAGATAAATCAGTAAGCGCGTCCCAAGCTGATTTGAATTTGGCAGTTTTGAGAAATAGTGGAATGCAGGGTTTTTCCAGTGCACAAGCTTGCCTATCTGGCTGATATGCTCGATTGTGTGCTGCTGATATGCGCACAATCCTCCTTTACacaaaaaatcttcaaaataaaACCATTTATAATGCTCTGGAATGCACATTAGGGCAtttcaaacaaagacaaacaccAAGATATAACATTTCGAAGACCTCTTCTATTCAGTACCTTGTAGCCAAACTtttgaatgttttgcaggagttcaGGCACAATCTTCCAAATTCTTTGTTGCACATTTGCAACTGGGCTGATAAgttaatacaaacaaattaattgtacAATAAGATCAAATAAACCCAGATTTTGAGTTGTGTCAGGAAGGTAGCCTGCTTTGGGCAGGGGACTCCAAATTTGTACAAAGTCATCTGTTTGAATAGATTTCATTATAACTTTTTGTCCCCCACATTCAGGTTACTACAATACAGCCACGTACCCAATCCCTAACTACTACAACCCAGTTCCATGGATGCCGATCCACATCCCTAAACCCACAGAGGGCCAAGACAACCGAGGAGGAAAAAAGAAGAGTGGTCCAAGAAGCAAGACGACTAAGAAGTCTCAAGGAGTTGTGCTCCAGCCTGCCTCGCCTCCTCTTCTATTTAAGGAGCGAGAGACGAGGGAGAAATGTAACAAATGGGGGAGACCAAGGTGATATTGAAGACTttgatttgggggttgaacaaagaaaaacaaataataccgGCATTTGAACCCAGGACCTCCTGATTAACGCGCCGGCACTCTACCGACTGTTGAAACAATTATTTCgtattttttaaaaagtgtttgagaTAGTTCTAGTTTTTATAGGATGCAAGACGTTTTAATTTAgttcagttaaagccattggaccctttcggtacagaaaaaaaataaaagttcacaggtttacaaataacttagagggtttacagaaggtagtggtgaaagacttctcttgaaatattaatcaatgaaatgctttactttttgagaaaacagtaaaacaatatcaattctcgatagcgagaattacggatttattttaaacacatgtcatgacacggcgaaacatgcggatacaaggatgggtttatcccgttattttctcccgactccgatgaccgattgagcctatatttccacaggtttgttattttatacagaagttctgatacacgaagtgtgggccttggaaaatattgtttaccgaaagggtccaatggctttaagtccgTCGCCAGATTGAGTGCGTGGCGGTAAGGTGGGTTAATTTGGGGTTAGGTCAACATTTAGATTGTAAATACTACAGAAAATATGCAAAACTGGCAGCTGGACAAAAATTGTATGCACGTAAAGTCatcttttaatataaatataaatatgtacaacttttgtaaatttgtaacaacctaaatgcaaataaaatattaactctCTTTAAAGTCATTGAGTAAAATTTGTTTGACTTATAAACTGTAGCACTACCTTGAACA
Protein-coding regions in this window:
- the LOC139939648 gene encoding uncharacterized protein, coding for MESDIENDPRAHSTPKREEAASERNIDDDSLGSPELVVGRSSGLERTGASTRSLLSVLSHSSVENISDGSYSSSSSSSTSSSSKLSSRKRRSESPPSSSITHSKSSIQSNQSGSRTRSASTSKRSTPRQEGVSSAASSQSRQRSKSAASSSTGSTSRTTPVRISSSSSSKTLTQSSPHEPELSPWEKWLVQKTEEERKRVRLLVRKERSEQRKKDEEERAKKEKEAVVKVRVNEWVEEKTNWVVEMRKKEAREEQKKKDKKEKEKQEIMDRAKASREQWLADKKEKALQQKTKEDEEKSRLAEEERERKAKADEAYNRWYKDAVKKPKPVPSSFGVSQGMLKGYYNTATYPIPNYYNPVPWMPIHIPKPTEGQDNRGGKKKSGPRSKTTKKSQGVVLQPASPPLLFKERETREKCNKWGRPR